The segment TCCCCCGCGATCCCGAGCCCGTGTCGGGGTTCAGAGCCCGGAACCGCACCGCACCGGCGGCCCACTGCACTCCGGTAACGCAGCGCCGGTAGCGGTCCGTTTCCAGTCCGTAAAGGGCCGGGGCGATCAGTTCCGCTTCGGGGTGCGCCTTGAGGACGCTCGCCGCTCCGCCCGCATGATCGCTGTCGCCGTGCGAGACCACCAGCGCGTCCAGGCGTCTTACGCCCAGCGAGCCTATGGCGGGCAGGACCACGCTGTCGCCCGCGTCACTGGAGGAGTACCGGGGGCCGGCGTCGTATAGCAGGTTGTATTCGGGCGCCTGCACCAGCACGGCCAGGCCCTGGCCCACATCCAGCACGGTGACCGCCAGTTCGGTCTGGTCGTGATTCCGGTCCATCCCCAGTACCGCCGGAACGAGCAGCAGCGGCGCGGCCCAGCGCGCCGGGGCCGGCCTGGGCGCCAGCAGCCATACGATCCCGGCAACGGCCAGGATGGCGGGCAGGAATCCGAAATCCGGCGGCGACCAAGCGGCCATATCCAGAACGGAAAGCTGCGACAGCATGGACATCAAGGCCGCGAGCAGGCCGGCGCCGTGGTCCAGCAGGAATACGCCGCCGGCAGGCCAGGCGACGCTCAACAGCAGGGCCGCCAGCAGCCCCGGCACGATCAGCAGGGAAAAGAGCGGAATCGCGATGAGGTTGATGGCCGCCCCGATCACCGAAACCTCGCCGAAAAAAACCAGAACCAGCGGCGCCAGTCCCAGGGAAATGCGCCACTGGGCCACGGCCAGCCGGCGTACCCTGGAGGATGCGGACGAAGCCCCCGGCCCGCCGGAACCGGCAGCCGGTTCGCGCAGTCCGAGTACGCTGAGCGCCAGAAGAGACACGGCGCCGAAACTCAACCAGAAGCCGGGCGAAAGCACCGCAAACGGATCGGGTACGAGGACCACGAGCAGGGCGGCGCCCAGGGCCGCGCCGAGTCCCCCGTAGCGCCGCAATTGCGTGAAAACCAGCACCGCCGTGATCATCGCCAGGCTGCGCAGCGTGGATACCGCAAAGCCGGCCAGTGCCGCGTAGCTCAGGGCCGCCAGGAACGATATTCCGGCTGCCACATGGCGCGCCCGAATCCCGCCGGACAGGTGTTGGGCGATACGGCCCAGAGCGGAACCCACCAGCCAGGCGAACCAGGCCACGACACCCACGTGCAGACCGGATATTGCAAACAGGTGCGCGGTCCCCGTCCGTCGCAGCGCCTCCCAGTCACCATCGGTCAGCAAATGCCGCGTTCCGGTGGTCAGGGCGATGACGTAGGGCAGTCCGGGATTGCCGTCAAGCCAGGCCCGCAACCGCTCCACGAGGCCGGCCCGGGCGCAGAGCAGCCGCGGGCCTGCTTCGCAGCCGGCCAGGCGATGCGGGGCGAGTTCATCGCGCACGTAGCCCGTTGCGCTCAGGTTCTCACGGAACGCCCACTGCTCGAAATCGAATCCGCCCGGGTTGAACAGCCCCCTGGGAGCGCGCACGCGAAGCTTGAAGCGCCAGGTTTCACCGGCCCGGGGCGGCTCGCGGCATTCGTACCAGGTCACCAGGATGCGCTCGAGCCGCGGACCCCGGTCCTCCGTATCGCCCACCCGGAGCCGAAAACGGCAGGTTCCATCGCCGACGCTCGGAAAGTCTTCGATCACCCCGGTCAGGATCCGGTCCACCCGGCCCGCGGAGTCCGGCATGCGCTGCTCCAGCCGCAGCCCGCCCAGAAAAAGGGCGACGGCGGCGCCCAGCAGCGCAACGCCGATGAGCCTGCCGCGCATGACCCATGCGGTCAGCGCCGCGATGGCCAGTATGACGGCGAAAAGATACGGATCGGGAGGCGGCGGAAGGACCAGGAACGCCAGGCAGACGCCGGCCAGCCACGCCATGCCCAGCCGCAACATCAGCAGCCGGGAACGGTGTTCAGTTGCCCGCTTCGGCCAGCCGGCCGTCGCGCAGGGCGAGGACCCGGTCCATGCGCCGGGCGCGCTTCATGTCATGGGTCACCACGACCAGCGCAGTCCCGGTGTCCCGATTCAGCTTCAGCAGGAGCTCGAACACCTGTTCGCCGGATTCTGGATCCAGGTTTCCGGTCGGTTCGTCGGCAAGCACGACCGACGGGCGGGTGATCAGCGCGCGCGCCACGGCCACGCGCTGACGCTCGCCCCCGGAGAGTTTTGCCGGACGATGCGTTAGCCGTTCGCCCAGCCCCACCTGCTCGAGCAACTTGCGCGCATTCGCCAAAGCCCCGGTTGTGTCCGACCGACGGATCAGCAGCGGCATCGCAACGTTCTCCACCGCGCTGAACTCGGGCAGCAGGTGATGAAACTGGTAAACGAAACCGATATGGCGGTTGCGCCGGCTTCCGCGTTCCGCGGGCCGCATGGCGCTGAAATTCCTGCCGTTCAGCTCGACCCAGCCGCGCGTGGGCGTGTCCAGGCCGCCCAGCAACTGAAGCAGCGTGGTCTTCCCGGAACCCGAGGCGCCCACGACCGCCAGGCGCTCGCCGGCGGCAATCTCGAGATCCACGCCGCGCAGCACCTCAAGTACCCGGCCCTGCTCGCGAAAATGCCTGACCAGCCCGTGACAGGACAGCGGCGGTGTGTGGGTTGCGGAATTCGTTTCGTTCACGTCAGGAGTCCAGGCGGGTGGCCCTTGCCGGGTCGGTGCGGGCGGCGCGCAGCGCCGGATAGACGGTTGCGATAAGGGACAGGAGCAAGGCCAGCGCGCACACCGCGATGACTTCGGGAACCAGGATCCGGCTGGGCATTTCATCCAGGCTGTAGCCCGGGCTGACGATGGTGGTTTGCAGAAACTGTTCGACAGCCGAAGTGAGCGGACCGGCCCACACGGCGAGCGGGATCCCCACGGCGAGCCCCAGCACGATGCCGAGCAGGCCCGCGAAACCCCCGTGCCCCGCGAACACCGCCATTACCGAGCGGGGCGTGGATCCGAGCGTTCTAAGGATGCCGATGTCCGGGGTTTTCTCGCGCACGATCATGACCAGTGTGGAGACAATGTTGAAAGCGGCGATCGCCGCAAGAAGCGTCAGAATGATAATGGTTATGCGCTTGGTCATCGCGATGGAATAGAAAAAGCTGGCGTGTTCCCAGGTCCAGTAGCGAACAAACAGATTCCCGGCCCTTTCGCCCGCGATTTCCGGCATCACGGCTTCCACCCGCCACGGGTCTTTGAGCATCACCCGCAGCCCGCTGGCGGCCTCGCCCAGGCCGAATAGCCGGCGCGCATCCTCGTAGTGCATCCAGGCGAGCGAGCGGTCGAAGTCGTTCATTCCGG is part of the Gammaproteobacteria bacterium genome and harbors:
- a CDS encoding FtsX-like permease family protein: MRAFELWMASAQLRANRRGGFVSLVSMLSMLGVATAVALLVVVLSVMNGFDQVVRERILSVLAHGSFHGPAGELGEWRELRGAALMRPEVESAAPYIDGQGVLSTPDAVAGVQLLGFAPDEAAFRALGGLTGDTALETLGAGSWRILLGSELARRLGVGEGDDVLLQVPQGWSTPAGIAPRMRRLEVAGVFHAGMNDFDRSLAWMHYEDARRLFGLGEAASGLRVMLKDPWRVEAVMPEIAGERAGNLFVRYWTWEHASFFYSIAMTKRITIIILTLLAAIAAFNIVSTLVMIVREKTPDIGILRTLGSTPRSVMAVFAGHGGFAGLLGIVLGLAVGIPLAVWAGPLTSAVEQFLQTTIVSPGYSLDEMPSRILVPEVIAVCALALLLSLIATVYPALRAARTDPARATRLDS
- a CDS encoding ATP-binding cassette domain-containing protein gives rise to the protein MKCPAGSWFPKSSRCARWPCSCPLSQPSIRRCAPPAPTRQGPPAWTPDVNETNSATHTPPLSCHGLVRHFREQGRVLEVLRGVDLEIAAGERLAVVGASGSGKTTLLQLLGGLDTPTRGWVELNGRNFSAMRPAERGSRRNRHIGFVYQFHHLLPEFSAVENVAMPLLIRRSDTTGALANARKLLEQVGLGERLTHRPAKLSGGERQRVAVARALITRPSVVLADEPTGNLDPESGEQVFELLLKLNRDTGTALVVVTHDMKRARRMDRVLALRDGRLAEAGN
- a CDS encoding DNA internalization-related competence protein ComEC/Rec2, with amino-acid sequence MLRLGMAWLAGVCLAFLVLPPPPDPYLFAVILAIAALTAWVMRGRLIGVALLGAAVALFLGGLRLEQRMPDSAGRVDRILTGVIEDFPSVGDGTCRFRLRVGDTEDRGPRLERILVTWYECREPPRAGETWRFKLRVRAPRGLFNPGGFDFEQWAFRENLSATGYVRDELAPHRLAGCEAGPRLLCARAGLVERLRAWLDGNPGLPYVIALTTGTRHLLTDGDWEALRRTGTAHLFAISGLHVGVVAWFAWLVGSALGRIAQHLSGGIRARHVAAGISFLAALSYAALAGFAVSTLRSLAMITAVLVFTQLRRYGGLGAALGAALLVVLVPDPFAVLSPGFWLSFGAVSLLALSVLGLREPAAGSGGPGASSASSRVRRLAVAQWRISLGLAPLVLVFFGEVSVIGAAINLIAIPLFSLLIVPGLLAALLLSVAWPAGGVFLLDHGAGLLAALMSMLSQLSVLDMAAWSPPDFGFLPAILAVAGIVWLLAPRPAPARWAAPLLLVPAVLGMDRNHDQTELAVTVLDVGQGLAVLVQAPEYNLLYDAGPRYSSSDAGDSVVLPAIGSLGVRRLDALVVSHGDSDHAGGAASVLKAHPEAELIAPALYGLETDRYRRCVTGVQWAAGAVRFRALNPDTGSGSRGNDDSCVLVVEAPGVRVLLPGDLESRGESRLVGRALDGPFDLVLSPHHGSSSSSSSRFVQAVRPRLVAHSTGFFNRWGFPRDTVVARWTGAGARQWNTGASGALRFESRGGNSLELATEWRRDKARLWTYPAPAVNDSQLPGAG